One Mycolicibacterium goodii genomic region harbors:
- a CDS encoding xanthine dehydrogenase family protein molybdopterin-binding subunit, with product MASAPPAAVRTRYAGRRVERVEDTRLLTGRGTFVDDIVRPGMLHACFVRSPFAHAAITGIDDTAALALPGVRAVLTADDINPDVKEAWHAVAGKDMPDTPRPPLAEGEVKFVGDPVAIVIADSRYLAEDAADLVEVDYEPLPAVIDFRTALDSPVAVHDAYPDNNAGGMAGAPPDEETFDAAAHVVKEHIYQQAYVPVPIETRGLVVEWQASAGELTIWASTQTPHELRAFAARLLGIPAQHVRVIMRDTGGGFGQKVVPMREDMCIMLAARKIAGAVKWIEDRRENLMSAGQARHVDGDVRMAFDDDGNILAADIDFVQDIGAYPTPYPVLTTAAIGMFFPGPYRVPKASFNYKTVFSNTAGLHAYRGPWQYETLSREILLDIAARRIGIDPVELRRRNLLRRDEMPYFNPNGMPYDHVAPVETFEQAVKILDHEGFRKEQAEALAQGRYIGLGFSAYIEPTGAATGHLATEGATIRMEPTGKINVYVNGGSTGNSLETTVIQLTADALGADIDDVATIQGDTAVTPYGAGTQGSRSAPMTAGAVNEAGAMLRNQIVAMAAAWLGVEESEIDLGGSRATVRADPDKSVTFGELAHRAHYDPQQLPPGLSASLEATARYTAPPTAPIHWANATHACTCEVDVDTGQVRLTRYIVSEDVGPMINPNVVEGQIAGGTVQGIGGALLEQLAYDDAGNPLSSTFVDYLLPTATEIPAIEYGHIEIPGPGVGGYKGAGEGGAIGSTPAVINAINDALAPLGVTLTTLPASPAAISAAIEAARERSQGKDH from the coding sequence CGACGACATCAACCCCGACGTCAAAGAGGCCTGGCACGCCGTCGCGGGCAAGGACATGCCCGACACCCCGCGCCCACCGCTGGCCGAAGGTGAGGTGAAGTTCGTCGGCGACCCGGTGGCCATCGTGATCGCCGATTCCCGTTATCTCGCCGAGGACGCCGCCGACCTCGTCGAGGTCGACTATGAACCGCTGCCTGCGGTCATCGACTTCCGCACCGCGCTCGATTCGCCGGTCGCCGTTCACGACGCCTACCCGGACAACAACGCGGGCGGCATGGCGGGCGCGCCGCCGGACGAGGAGACGTTCGACGCGGCGGCCCACGTGGTCAAGGAGCACATCTACCAACAGGCGTACGTGCCGGTGCCGATCGAGACGCGCGGCCTGGTGGTCGAATGGCAGGCCTCTGCCGGCGAGCTCACCATCTGGGCCTCGACGCAGACCCCGCACGAACTGCGCGCGTTCGCGGCGCGCCTGCTGGGCATCCCGGCCCAGCACGTCCGCGTGATCATGCGGGACACCGGTGGTGGCTTCGGCCAGAAGGTCGTGCCGATGCGCGAGGACATGTGCATCATGCTCGCGGCGCGCAAGATCGCCGGAGCAGTCAAGTGGATCGAGGACCGGCGCGAGAACCTGATGTCGGCCGGGCAGGCCCGCCACGTCGACGGCGACGTCCGGATGGCCTTCGACGACGACGGCAACATCCTGGCCGCCGACATCGATTTCGTGCAGGACATCGGGGCGTACCCGACGCCGTACCCGGTGCTCACCACAGCCGCGATCGGCATGTTCTTTCCCGGCCCGTACCGGGTTCCGAAAGCGAGCTTCAACTACAAGACGGTGTTCTCCAACACCGCGGGCCTGCACGCCTATCGCGGCCCGTGGCAGTACGAGACGCTCAGCCGCGAGATCCTGCTCGACATCGCCGCACGCAGGATCGGGATCGACCCCGTCGAACTGCGCCGGCGAAACCTGTTGCGCCGCGACGAGATGCCGTACTTCAACCCCAACGGCATGCCCTACGACCACGTCGCGCCCGTCGAGACCTTCGAGCAGGCCGTCAAGATCCTCGACCACGAAGGCTTCCGCAAGGAGCAGGCCGAGGCGCTCGCGCAGGGCCGCTACATCGGACTCGGCTTCTCGGCCTACATCGAGCCCACGGGCGCGGCCACGGGTCACCTCGCCACCGAGGGCGCGACGATCCGGATGGAACCGACGGGCAAGATCAATGTGTACGTCAACGGCGGTTCGACCGGAAACAGCTTGGAGACCACGGTCATCCAGCTCACCGCCGACGCGTTGGGCGCCGACATCGACGACGTCGCGACCATCCAGGGCGACACCGCCGTCACGCCATACGGAGCGGGGACACAAGGCAGCCGCAGCGCCCCGATGACCGCGGGTGCGGTCAACGAGGCCGGCGCCATGCTGCGCAACCAGATCGTCGCGATGGCCGCGGCGTGGCTGGGGGTCGAGGAGTCCGAGATCGACCTCGGCGGATCCAGGGCCACGGTGCGCGCAGATCCCGACAAGAGTGTGACGTTCGGTGAACTCGCCCACCGCGCCCACTACGACCCGCAGCAGTTGCCGCCCGGTCTGTCGGCATCGCTGGAGGCCACCGCGCGCTACACCGCACCGCCGACCGCGCCGATCCACTGGGCCAACGCCACCCACGCCTGCACATGCGAGGTCGACGTCGACACCGGGCAGGTGCGGCTGACGCGCTACATCGTCAGCGAGGACGTCGGGCCGATGATCAACCCCAATGTGGTCGAGGGCCAGATCGCCGGCGGCACCGTGCAGGGCATCGGCGGCGCCCTGCTCGAACAACTCGCGTACGACGACGCAGGCAACCCCCTTTCCTCGACATTCGTCGACTATCTGTTGCCCACGGCCACCGAGATCCCGGCCATCGAATACGGCCACATCGAAATCCCCGGCCCGGGCGTCGGCGGGTACAAGGGGGCCGGCGAGGGCGGCGCGATCGGCTCAACCCCTGCTGTCATCAACGCCATCAACGACGCGCTCGCACCGCTCGGGGTCACACTCACCACACTGCCCGCAAGCCCGGCCGCCATCAGCGCCGCGATCGAAGCAGCCAGAGAACGCTCGCAAGGGAAGGACCACTAG